A genomic window from Glycine soja cultivar W05 chromosome 10, ASM419377v2, whole genome shotgun sequence includes:
- the LOC114369661 gene encoding ribosome biogenesis protein NSA2 homolog, producing the protein MPQGDYIERHRRDYGYRLDHFERKRKKEARQVHKRSSIAQKALGIKGKMIAKKNYAEKAQMKKTLAMHEESTSRRKTDDNVQDGAVPAYLLDRDNTTRAKVLSNTIKQKRKEKAGKWDVPLPKVRPVAEDEMFKVVRTGKRKTKQWKRMVTKATFVGPGFTRKPPKYERFIRPTGLRFTKAHVTHPELKCTFNLELIGVKKNPNGPMYTSLGVITRGTIIEVNVSELGLVTPAGKVVWGKYAQVTNNPENDGCINAVLLV; encoded by the exons ATG CCGCAAGGGGATTACATAGAGCGTCACAGAAGAGACTATGGCTACCGTCTTGATCACTTCGAGCGGAAGCGCAAGAAAGAGGCGCGTCAAGTTCACAAACGTTCTTCAATTGCCCAGAAG GCTCTGGGTATTAAGGGCAAAATGATTGCCAAGAAAAATTATGCTGAAAAGGCACAGATGAAGAAGAC TTTGGCTATGCATGAAGAATCAACGTCTAGGCGCAAGACTGATGATAATGTTCAGGATGGAGCTGTTCCTGCTTATCTCCTTGATCGTGATAACACAACCAGAGCAAAG GTTCTTAGCAACACAATTAAGCAAAAGAGGAAGGAGAAGGCGGGAAAATGGGATGTTCCTCTACCTAAG GTACGTCCAGTGGCTGAAGATGAAATGTTCAAAGTGGTCCGTACTGGTAAAAGAAAGA CCAAGCAATGGAAGAGGATGGTTACAAAAGCTACATTTGTTGGGCCTGGTTTTACCAGAAAGCCTCCAAAGTATGAGCGATTCATTCGTCCTACAGGATTGCGATTCACTAAAGCTCATGTCACTCACCCAGAACTTAAATGCACATTCAATCTAGAATTAATTGGAGTGAAGAAAAACCCCAATGGCCCCATGTACACCTCTCTTGGTGTCATTACCAGGGGAACTATAATTGAG gtgaatgTCAGTGAACTTGGTCTTGTCACACCTGCTGGGAAAGTTGTGTGGG GTAAATACGCTCAGGTCACAAATAACCCAGAAAATGATGGTTGTATAAATGCCGTTTTGCTTGTTTAA